In Paenibacillus hexagrammi, the following are encoded in one genomic region:
- a CDS encoding DUF58 domain-containing protein: MGISWLLVIAVVVIFVQHRLFRRFGFHGLRIKRQFNQTHCHVGDEILMKETIINSKLLPLPWLRLESMIPAGLRFGRQTNLEINRGALLQNHRSLFSLMPYTKIVRSHPILCAQRGWFKLDSAAVSIGDIVGLEAAVRTQKTSLELLVYPKLLEVADIPLPSSSWQGDIVVKRWMLPDPFLSSGVREYRYGDAMSSIHWKATARSGKLQVYNQEHTADPKLLILVNTQITETMWDAVSDPELVEKALAYAATMADYAIRQGVPVGFGCNSYLLDQQGTPVFLAPQGGLPQLHDLLESMAKLAMACSRTFHDYLENGMNLGSSTALDIVLITAFQSAHIEEQIERLEWIGHSVYIIPLEHHLVDAAAEEVDTQHEVREAVV; this comes from the coding sequence ATGGGAATCAGCTGGCTTCTTGTTATAGCGGTTGTCGTCATTTTCGTGCAGCATCGGTTGTTTCGCCGATTCGGCTTTCATGGGCTGCGTATTAAGCGGCAATTTAACCAAACACACTGCCACGTCGGGGACGAGATCCTCATGAAGGAAACGATCATCAACAGCAAGCTCCTGCCGCTTCCCTGGCTCCGCTTGGAATCGATGATCCCTGCGGGACTTCGCTTCGGTAGACAGACGAATCTTGAGATCAACAGAGGGGCACTCCTTCAGAATCATCGAAGCTTGTTCAGTCTTATGCCCTATACGAAGATCGTGCGGAGCCATCCTATCCTTTGCGCGCAGCGGGGCTGGTTCAAGCTAGATTCAGCAGCCGTATCTATTGGTGATATCGTGGGATTGGAAGCTGCAGTTCGGACCCAGAAGACCAGCCTGGAGCTGCTCGTCTATCCGAAGCTGCTGGAGGTTGCCGATATTCCTCTCCCTTCATCAAGTTGGCAGGGCGATATCGTAGTCAAGCGTTGGATGCTGCCGGACCCGTTCCTGTCCTCTGGTGTTCGGGAGTACCGCTACGGCGACGCCATGAGCAGCATTCATTGGAAAGCAACCGCTCGCAGCGGCAAGCTTCAGGTGTATAACCAAGAGCATACGGCTGATCCGAAGCTGCTAATCCTCGTTAATACGCAAATCACCGAAACGATGTGGGATGCGGTGAGCGATCCGGAACTGGTTGAAAAAGCTCTTGCCTACGCAGCGACTATGGCTGACTACGCCATTCGCCAGGGTGTGCCTGTCGGCTTCGGCTGTAACAGCTATCTGCTGGATCAGCAGGGGACTCCTGTCTTTCTAGCTCCCCAAGGCGGGCTGCCGCAGCTTCATGATTTGCTGGAATCGATGGCCAAGCTGGCGATGGCCTGCAGCCGGACGTTTCATGATTATTTGGAAAATGGAATGAACCTGGGCAGCTCCACCGCTTTGGATATTGTGCTCATCACTGCTTTTCAGTCCGCACATATAGAGGAACAAATCGAAAGGCTGGAGTGGATAGGACATTCTGTGTACATCATTCCTTTAGAACATCATCTTGTCGATGCTGCTGCAGAGGAGGTGGATACTCAGCATGAAGTCCGTGAGGCTGTGGTGTAA
- a CDS encoding DUF4129 domain-containing protein yields the protein MKSVRLWCKELVFSVIHGVIELIVYFPLILLAHLYVSGTKLGLTLLMLLACYALGCLGGLTRILMRRGLEYLFALLAGAGIAIAVQGNDWHGWASSVIGFFAVYRGIQFVKYAWSSVFPPSAYLFGFVVYLIGVPIMGQVSLTAPYVPYMNGTGMISLLIFLFHLNRLQLLRATLSGTAEAQASMANAVQRSNRIWLSILIVIIAAIAFFQQIRQVLSDTLRGIMRWLAGMMHSGAPAATPSPAPEQQMPMPPPSEPTSGPTWWDILWGYVQVVIGYLIVTGLVLFILYLAVSKLAPSLQAWFKRLLSRTRYGKQQITSEHYTDEQESLLVWKNIPGTWLSQLTNRFRKRTDAGPSWADLSSNRERVKYLYVRWIRDSVSRGYSFQTAQTPKEIGQQLSEKGIVPQDAAAAMTEAYNQVRYGDLEVNDETVQRVQQVAEALSGKKHGSSK from the coding sequence ATGAAGTCCGTGAGGCTGTGGTGTAAAGAACTGGTTTTCTCCGTTATTCATGGGGTCATAGAATTGATCGTTTATTTTCCCCTGATCCTGCTCGCTCATTTATATGTGTCTGGAACAAAGCTAGGGTTAACCCTTCTTATGCTGCTTGCCTGCTATGCGTTGGGCTGTCTGGGCGGGTTGACGAGAATCCTTATGCGGCGTGGTCTGGAATACCTTTTCGCGCTCTTGGCAGGTGCGGGTATTGCCATTGCCGTACAAGGCAATGACTGGCATGGGTGGGCTAGCTCGGTGATTGGATTCTTCGCGGTCTATCGAGGAATTCAGTTTGTGAAATACGCCTGGAGCTCCGTTTTCCCTCCTTCAGCGTATTTATTCGGGTTTGTCGTGTATTTGATCGGAGTGCCGATCATGGGGCAGGTTTCTCTCACAGCCCCCTATGTCCCCTACATGAACGGAACTGGCATGATCTCGCTTTTGATTTTTCTCTTTCATCTGAACCGACTGCAGCTCTTACGGGCTACACTTTCCGGCACGGCTGAAGCGCAGGCGTCTATGGCGAATGCTGTGCAGCGTTCCAATCGCATTTGGCTGAGTATCCTGATTGTCATCATCGCTGCTATTGCATTTTTTCAGCAAATCAGGCAGGTATTGTCCGATACCCTAAGAGGTATCATGAGATGGCTTGCGGGCATGATGCATTCGGGTGCACCTGCCGCGACTCCTTCTCCCGCTCCAGAGCAGCAAATGCCTATGCCGCCTCCTTCAGAGCCGACGAGCGGACCCACCTGGTGGGATATACTGTGGGGATATGTACAGGTCGTCATCGGCTATCTGATCGTCACCGGGCTCGTTCTATTCATCCTGTATCTTGCTGTCAGCAAACTCGCGCCCTCCCTTCAGGCTTGGTTCAAGCGGCTGCTAAGCCGTACTCGTTACGGGAAGCAACAGATAACAAGTGAACATTATACGGATGAACAGGAAAGTCTATTGGTATGGAAAAATATACCTGGAACTTGGTTGTCACAGCTCACCAACCGATTTCGGAAACGAACAGATGCGGGGCCAAGTTGGGCCGACTTATCCAGCAACCGGGAACGGGTGAAGTACTTGTACGTAAGGTGGATTCGCGATTCGGTTAGCAGGGGGTATTCGTTTCAAACTGCACAGACTCCGAAGGAAATAGGTCAGCAGCTTAGCGAAAAGGGGATCGTCCCACAAGATGCCGCTGCTGCGATGACTGAAGCCTATAACCAAGTGCGTTATGGGGATTTGGAGGTTAACGACGAAACTGTTCAGCGGGTGCAGCAGGTTGCGGAAGCTCTTTCAGGGAAGAAGCACGGATCGTCGAAGTGA
- a CDS encoding helix-turn-helix transcriptional regulator, with the protein MIRWPGASRGKELLSEKDRQLYQFAMENIVEELLVPYRNVVFRDPMGLLVILIWEPVPDSLWEQMNQAILMYLKIATVFSYTPVIGNHSSISLTYHQAKFEVYKESKLSPFIRTAKEIIGRRFHESALSLEGVASELNVSPVYLSRTFKQETGISFVSQLTQTRIKQAIRLITTTDLPMVLIAEQVGYDSQHYFSTAFKKVVGLPPNQYRKEGTGV; encoded by the coding sequence GTGATTAGGTGGCCCGGAGCCTCTAGAGGCAAGGAGCTGCTCTCGGAGAAGGACCGTCAGTTATACCAGTTTGCAATGGAGAATATCGTGGAGGAGCTGCTTGTTCCTTACAGGAACGTCGTATTCCGCGATCCCATGGGGCTGCTTGTCATCCTCATATGGGAACCTGTGCCGGATTCTTTGTGGGAGCAGATGAACCAAGCTATTCTCATGTATCTGAAAATAGCTACGGTATTCTCTTATACGCCCGTCATCGGCAATCACTCTTCGATATCCTTGACGTATCATCAAGCGAAGTTCGAAGTCTACAAGGAGTCGAAGCTCTCGCCATTTATTCGCACGGCTAAAGAAATCATCGGCAGACGATTTCATGAATCCGCTCTTAGTCTGGAAGGGGTTGCGAGTGAGCTTAACGTATCCCCGGTCTATTTGAGCCGAACGTTCAAGCAGGAGACTGGTATTTCATTTGTCAGCCAACTGACGCAGACAAGAATTAAGCAGGCAATTCGTTTGATCACAACGACGGATCTGCCCATGGTGCTGATCGCCGAGCAGGTAGGTTATGATTCTCAGCACTACTTCAGCACAGCTTTTAAGAAAGTGGTAGGATTACCTCCCAACCAATACCGTAAGGAGGGGACAGGGGTTTAA
- a CDS encoding response regulator, translating to MNKSWNVLIADDEPNIREGIRDAIDWQRLGLEVVAEAEDGEEALELALLHQVQLLLVDLNMPIMNGMTLIGRIREQLPACKIIIITGHDEFTYAQEAIRLNVDDYILKPVNPKQLYQVLEALTKQMDIAEKNQQHLLQASKQIEKNFSLLRERFCIEWIEGELSEVKLQNSSASSSFPMLYLQL from the coding sequence ATGAACAAATCGTGGAACGTATTGATAGCCGACGATGAACCGAATATTCGTGAGGGAATTCGGGACGCGATTGACTGGCAGCGGCTTGGATTGGAAGTCGTGGCGGAGGCAGAGGATGGTGAAGAGGCGCTTGAGCTTGCATTGCTCCACCAAGTCCAGCTGCTGCTGGTAGATTTGAATATGCCCATCATGAACGGCATGACCTTGATCGGACGGATTCGAGAGCAGCTGCCTGCCTGCAAAATTATTATTATTACCGGGCATGATGAATTCACTTATGCGCAAGAGGCGATCAGACTGAACGTGGATGACTACATTTTAAAGCCCGTTAATCCCAAGCAGCTGTATCAGGTCCTCGAAGCTTTGACGAAACAAATGGACATTGCAGAGAAGAACCAGCAGCATCTTCTGCAAGCATCCAAACAGATAGAGAAGAATTTCTCGCTCCTTCGCGAGCGTTTCTGTATCGAATGGATTGAGGGGGAGCTAAGTGAGGTGAAATTGCAGAACAGCTCGGCTTCCTCAAGCTTCCCGATGCTGTACCTGCAACTGTAG
- a CDS encoding cache domain-containing sensor histidine kinase, with protein sequence MRNNKSGVYGILDKFQRAAWFQLNNWPIRYKLIMHFLLISILPAICLGVLIAWATDNIIEKQVNDHTSQLIGNVNKSLEFYAGNLQNMTYFISFNPQIKRFLSSDVKQPESEVYDMKKFLQGFTTLYTEVAGILVVNAKGEYLSNEMYARSSRSLTEENWYKEAVEEKGIFKLIGHPSNRNVTTHVNYKDEDVVSVVRAILDPETQKVEGVVLIDLKLRVIAETVKDVRLGKSGYLTVIDDQGDSIYTPVHPIVSKLERAWIDEHPSGEFSKDIGGKQVQFIFRKSPFTNWTTVGVFSTKETVMEVREIRLYIICFIFVVCLLGIAASTYLSYTISKPIWQLMSFMRRAEDGNLSIRFKDVRQDEVGMLGRSFNAMLLQITKLIGLVEEEQRKKREAELRSLQAHIKPHFLYNTLDTIQWLSRKSGAHEVTEVVESLSRLFRIGLSKGNEIIPLEEEIAHIESYLKIQKTRYRDKLHYSLDIDPMLEGLYVLKVILQPIVENAIYHGIKERRGPGHIAIQAYLADERIQLEISDNGVGMSTEVLHQLRKSLGTYPQKSGMPSSQQPAPSLILPGDSQEELDTAKGYGIKNVQERIQLTYGASYGVHIDSEPGKGTKVTIYHPVIKRREAGRA encoded by the coding sequence ATGCGAAATAACAAGAGCGGGGTTTATGGTATCTTGGACAAATTCCAACGGGCGGCCTGGTTCCAATTAAATAACTGGCCCATACGTTATAAGCTCATAATGCATTTCCTACTAATTAGCATTCTGCCGGCTATTTGTCTCGGAGTGTTGATTGCTTGGGCGACGGATAACATTATCGAAAAGCAGGTAAACGATCATACCTCGCAGCTGATCGGCAATGTGAATAAGTCTTTGGAGTTTTATGCCGGTAATTTACAGAACATGACGTATTTCATCTCCTTTAATCCGCAGATCAAGCGGTTCCTATCCAGTGACGTGAAGCAGCCTGAATCGGAAGTTTACGATATGAAGAAGTTCTTGCAGGGCTTCACGACTTTATATACGGAGGTAGCCGGCATTCTTGTTGTGAATGCCAAGGGCGAGTATCTCAGTAATGAAATGTATGCAAGATCAAGCCGAAGCCTGACGGAGGAGAATTGGTATAAGGAGGCTGTCGAGGAGAAGGGGATTTTCAAGCTCATCGGGCATCCGTCCAACCGGAATGTAACGACGCATGTTAATTACAAAGATGAGGATGTGGTTTCCGTAGTCCGAGCCATTCTTGATCCCGAGACGCAGAAGGTGGAGGGGGTGGTGCTGATCGACTTGAAGCTTCGGGTAATCGCTGAAACCGTTAAGGATGTACGGCTGGGCAAATCAGGCTATCTCACAGTCATTGACGATCAAGGAGACAGTATCTATACACCAGTGCATCCTATTGTAAGCAAGCTGGAGCGGGCTTGGATCGATGAGCATCCGAGCGGGGAATTCTCCAAGGACATCGGCGGCAAGCAGGTACAATTTATTTTCCGGAAGTCTCCCTTTACCAATTGGACGACAGTGGGCGTGTTCTCTACGAAAGAGACGGTTATGGAAGTAAGGGAAATTAGACTGTACATTATTTGCTTCATATTCGTCGTCTGTTTGCTGGGAATTGCAGCATCCACGTATCTGTCCTATACGATATCCAAGCCGATCTGGCAGCTGATGTCTTTCATGAGAAGAGCGGAGGATGGGAACCTGTCGATCCGGTTCAAGGATGTGCGGCAGGATGAAGTTGGCATGCTGGGCCGCAGCTTCAACGCGATGCTCCTGCAAATCACGAAGCTGATCGGGCTGGTCGAGGAAGAGCAGAGGAAGAAACGGGAGGCTGAACTGCGTAGTCTGCAAGCGCATATCAAGCCACACTTCTTGTATAATACGCTGGATACCATTCAATGGCTCTCTCGTAAGAGCGGCGCCCATGAGGTGACGGAGGTCGTTGAGTCGTTATCCAGGCTGTTCCGGATTGGTCTCAGCAAAGGGAATGAAATCATTCCTTTGGAAGAGGAAATCGCCCATATTGAAAGCTACTTGAAAATTCAAAAGACCCGTTACCGGGATAAGCTGCATTATAGTCTGGATATCGATCCCATGCTGGAAGGGCTCTATGTCTTGAAGGTTATTCTTCAACCTATCGTTGAGAATGCCATTTATCATGGGATTAAGGAACGCCGGGGACCTGGACATATTGCGATTCAAGCCTATCTGGCGGACGAGAGGATTCAACTTGAAATATCAGACAACGGAGTCGGAATGTCCACAGAGGTTTTGCATCAATTGAGAAAGTCTTTGGGTACGTATCCCCAGAAGTCGGGAATGCCATCATCGCAACAGCCTGCTCCATCACTTATTCTTCCAGGGGATAGCCAAGAAGAGCTTGATACCGCCAAAGGATATGGAATCAAGAATGTTCAGGAGCGAATTCAGCTCACATATGGGGCTTCCTATGGTGTACACATCGACAGCGAACCTGGAAAAGGAACAAAAGTGACCATCTATCATCCGGTTATAAAACGCAGAGAGGCGGGGCGAGCATGA
- a CDS encoding substrate-binding domain-containing protein — MKKLLMVYAVLIATFMLFLYVYAFREDTNRTEDAMYGGLHGDIGEKYVMVNFQSGIDYWKSCLKGFEDASASLNVSVEYRGATQYDANEERTVLEQVIAKKPAGIAVSAINPDALVVSINKAVEAGIPVVLFDSGAPKSKAYSFLGTDNYNAGVKAANQMAELMGGSGKAAVITLPGQLNHQERTRGFQDTIRTLYPDIQVIAVEDGKGDQLVSGSVAKRLLGEYPDLTGIFATEANGGVGVGNAVKEAGRLPKVKIIGFDTDKGTLDMVKSGIISATLAQGTWNMGYWSLMQLFHLKHGIVQQVADWQGSGMPLVPTYVDTGITVVTRQNVDSYYAK; from the coding sequence ATGAAAAAACTCTTGATGGTTTATGCGGTGCTCATCGCAACCTTTATGCTCTTTCTCTATGTGTATGCATTCCGCGAGGATACAAATCGAACCGAGGATGCGATGTATGGGGGGTTGCATGGAGATATTGGGGAGAAGTACGTGATGGTTAATTTCCAGTCGGGCATTGACTACTGGAAGAGCTGCCTCAAAGGCTTTGAGGATGCGTCCGCAAGCCTGAATGTTTCGGTCGAATACCGAGGCGCTACGCAGTATGATGCCAATGAAGAACGGACGGTCCTGGAGCAGGTGATCGCCAAGAAGCCTGCGGGAATCGCCGTCTCTGCCATCAATCCGGACGCGCTCGTAGTCTCCATTAATAAGGCGGTAGAGGCGGGAATACCTGTGGTGCTGTTCGACTCGGGAGCACCGAAGAGTAAGGCTTACTCCTTCCTTGGAACAGATAATTATAACGCGGGTGTCAAAGCAGCTAACCAAATGGCTGAGCTGATGGGGGGAAGCGGGAAGGCAGCCGTCATTACACTGCCGGGACAGCTCAATCATCAGGAGCGGACCAGAGGCTTTCAGGATACGATTCGTACCCTATACCCCGACATACAGGTCATCGCAGTTGAAGACGGGAAGGGAGACCAGCTGGTGTCAGGAAGTGTAGCGAAGCGACTGCTCGGTGAGTACCCGGACTTGACCGGAATTTTTGCAACGGAGGCTAACGGAGGCGTCGGGGTTGGCAATGCCGTGAAAGAAGCAGGGCGTTTGCCGAAAGTGAAAATTATCGGCTTCGATACGGACAAAGGGACGCTGGATATGGTGAAAAGCGGCATTATTTCAGCCACGTTAGCCCAAGGAACGTGGAACATGGGATATTGGTCGCTCATGCAATTGTTTCATCTGAAGCATGGAATCGTGCAGCAAGTGGCCGATTGGCAGGGTTCTGGCATGCCTCTGGTTCCGACGTATGTGGATACGGGTATCACCGTAGTAACACGCCAGAATGTGGATAGCTATTATGCGAAATAA
- the mmsB gene encoding multiple monosaccharide ABC transporter permease, which yields MQTLVGLFRNNIRQYGMILALLLITILFQILTDGILLKSLNITNLILQNSYILVLAIGMLLVIITGNIDLSVGSVAAFVGAVSAIMMVDMKMAFFPALLISILIGAFVGAWQGFWVAYVKIPSFIVTLAGMLLFRGLTMIVLKGQSIAPFPATFQKISSGFLPDFPGASKLHILTLVLGIVLSAVFIWKEWKTRSTQKSYNFDVLPGGLFAAKLAAIVIIINVFTYVLATYEGIPNILILLFVLVVIYTFVMNRTVMGRHIYALGGSEKAAKLSGVKTKHVTFWVFVNMGVLAALSGLVFAARLNAATPKAGVNFELDAIAACFIGGASATGGIGTVIGAIIGGLVMGVMNNGMSLVGLGIDWQQGIKGLVLLLAVGFDIYNKSKTA from the coding sequence ATGCAAACGTTAGTGGGACTGTTTAGAAATAACATCAGGCAGTACGGCATGATACTTGCCTTACTATTAATCACCATACTGTTTCAGATTTTGACTGACGGGATCTTGTTAAAGTCATTAAATATTACGAACTTGATCCTGCAAAATAGCTACATTCTGGTGCTGGCGATCGGCATGCTGCTCGTCATCATCACGGGAAATATTGATCTCTCGGTTGGTTCCGTAGCCGCTTTCGTCGGTGCCGTTTCGGCTATCATGATGGTGGATATGAAAATGGCATTTTTCCCAGCTTTGCTCATCTCCATTCTCATCGGCGCTTTCGTCGGCGCGTGGCAGGGCTTCTGGGTTGCTTATGTCAAAATCCCGTCCTTTATCGTTACGTTAGCTGGGATGCTGTTATTTCGCGGGTTAACGATGATCGTACTCAAAGGACAATCGATTGCGCCATTTCCCGCAACCTTTCAGAAGATCAGCTCCGGCTTCTTGCCTGATTTCCCCGGCGCGTCCAAGCTGCACATTCTTACACTGGTGCTCGGCATCGTGCTCTCTGCCGTATTTATTTGGAAGGAATGGAAGACGCGCAGTACGCAGAAAAGCTATAACTTCGACGTGCTACCTGGCGGACTGTTTGCGGCTAAGCTTGCTGCTATCGTAATTATCATCAATGTATTTACCTACGTCCTAGCTACTTATGAGGGAATTCCGAATATCCTTATATTGCTGTTCGTGTTAGTCGTCATTTACACATTCGTTATGAATCGTACCGTTATGGGCCGGCATATTTATGCGCTCGGCGGCAGCGAGAAGGCGGCCAAGCTCTCCGGTGTGAAAACGAAGCATGTCACGTTCTGGGTATTCGTGAATATGGGAGTGCTGGCAGCGCTCTCCGGATTAGTGTTTGCAGCTAGGCTTAATGCAGCAACACCGAAGGCCGGCGTTAACTTCGAGCTGGATGCGATCGCAGCCTGCTTTATTGGTGGCGCATCGGCAACAGGCGGTATCGGGACGGTGATCGGGGCGATCATCGGGGGCCTCGTCATGGGCGTCATGAATAACGGGATGTCCTTGGTGGGACTAGGCATTGATTGGCAGCAGGGTATTAAAGGGCTTGTGCTGCTCCTGGCGGTTGGCTTTGATATTTATAACAAGTCCAAGACAGCGTAG
- the mmsA gene encoding multiple monosaccharide ABC transporter ATP-binding protein — protein MHTSDLILEMRNITKTFPGVKALEDVNLKVKQGEIHALLGENGAGKSTLMKVLSGVYPHGTYTGDILFEGKIVECKDIKMSEQLGIVIIHQELALIPYLSIAENIFLGNEQARRGIINWNETIIKTRELLRKVGLSETPSTLISNIGVGKQQLVEIAKALSKKVKLLILDEPTAALNEEDSDNLLNLLLEFKRQGISSILISHKLNEISRVADSITILRDGQTIETLDATSSEVTEDRIIKGMVGRDLTHRYPQRDPKIGAPFFEVKQWNVYHPSQEGRKVIDEVDFHVKRGEIVGIAGMMGAGRTELAMSLFGKSYGKKISGRIYKEGKEITVNTINHAIDHGIAYVTEDRKHYGLVLIDDIKRNISLASLKKLSKGLVVDENQEIVEAERFRQKMNIKTPSILQKTVNLSGGNQQKVVLSKWILAGPDLLILDEPTRGIDVGAKYEIYTIINQLASEGKGILLISSELPEILGMCDRIYVMSEGRFTGEVLKEEATQEKLMRYMTRSGGDSHANVSGTV, from the coding sequence ATGCACACATCGGATTTGATTCTAGAAATGCGAAATATCACAAAGACATTTCCCGGTGTTAAGGCGCTGGAAGATGTCAATCTGAAGGTTAAGCAGGGAGAGATTCATGCGCTGCTCGGCGAGAACGGTGCGGGGAAGTCCACCTTGATGAAGGTGCTCAGCGGCGTATACCCTCATGGCACTTATACAGGAGACATTTTGTTTGAAGGCAAGATCGTGGAATGTAAGGACATTAAGATGAGCGAACAATTAGGGATTGTCATCATTCATCAGGAATTGGCGCTAATTCCCTATTTATCTATAGCGGAGAATATTTTTCTGGGCAATGAACAGGCCCGGCGCGGAATCATCAACTGGAATGAGACGATCATCAAGACGAGAGAGTTGCTGCGTAAAGTAGGCCTCTCTGAAACACCCAGTACGCTGATTTCGAATATCGGTGTCGGCAAGCAGCAGCTAGTTGAAATTGCTAAAGCGTTGTCGAAAAAGGTGAAGCTGCTCATTCTCGATGAACCGACAGCTGCGTTAAATGAGGAAGACAGCGACAACTTGCTGAATTTGCTGCTGGAGTTCAAGCGGCAGGGAATTTCCTCCATTCTTATATCGCACAAACTGAATGAGATCTCACGAGTTGCCGATTCCATCACGATTCTAAGAGACGGGCAGACGATCGAAACGCTGGATGCGACGAGCAGCGAGGTGACGGAGGACCGCATTATCAAGGGTATGGTAGGGCGAGACTTGACACACCGCTATCCGCAGCGCGATCCGAAGATCGGAGCGCCGTTCTTTGAGGTGAAGCAGTGGAATGTGTATCACCCATCGCAGGAAGGGCGCAAGGTCATCGATGAGGTTGATTTTCATGTGAAGCGCGGTGAGATTGTTGGAATTGCCGGCATGATGGGAGCCGGTAGAACCGAGCTGGCCATGAGCTTGTTCGGCAAATCCTACGGTAAGAAGATTAGCGGTCGTATTTATAAAGAAGGTAAAGAAATAACGGTAAACACGATTAACCATGCAATAGATCATGGAATTGCCTATGTGACAGAAGACCGTAAGCACTACGGTTTAGTTTTGATTGACGATATTAAGCGGAACATTTCCCTGGCGAGTTTGAAGAAGCTGTCCAAGGGGCTGGTCGTGGATGAGAATCAGGAAATCGTCGAGGCGGAGAGATTTCGGCAGAAAATGAACATCAAGACGCCGAGCATTTTGCAAAAAACGGTAAATTTGAGCGGGGGCAATCAGCAGAAGGTTGTGCTCAGCAAGTGGATCTTAGCGGGACCGGATTTGCTTATCTTGGATGAGCCGACAAGAGGAATTGACGTCGGAGCCAAGTACGAAATCTATACAATTATTAATCAGCTTGCTTCTGAAGGGAAAGGGATTCTGCTCATATCCTCCGAGCTTCCGGAGATTCTTGGTATGTGTGACCGGATCTACGTCATGAGTGAGGGACGGTTCACGGGTGAAGTGCTGAAAGAGGAAGCGACGCAGGAAAAGCTGATGAGGTATATGACCAGATCAGGGGGAGACAGCCATGCAAACGTTAGTGGGACTGTTTAG
- the chvE gene encoding multiple monosaccharide ABC transporter substrate-binding protein: protein MKRIVTVFMMLAMVFAIAACGNSGGAANEGAGGKSGGESATAAPEASKAAAGDKTEAKAQGMVGISMPTKSSERWVSDGANMVKEFEKLGYKTDLQYAEDVVENQVSQIENMITKGVNVLVIAPIDGESLIDVLKKANDAKVKVIAYDRLIKKSDYVSYYATFDNFKVGVLQASYIEQKLGLKDGKGPFNIELFGGSPDDNNAYFFFDGAMSVLKPYIDSGKLVVRSKQTTMDQIATLRWDGALAQTRMDNLLSKNYSTEKVDAVLSPYDGISIGIISSLKGVGYGSADKPMPVISGQDAELASVKSIIAGEQTQTVFKDTRELAKKAVAMADALLKGKEAEVNDTKTYNNGVKVVPAYLLEPVSVDKSNYESVLVGSGYYKKEQLEK, encoded by the coding sequence GTGAAAAGAATCGTAACCGTATTCATGATGTTAGCGATGGTATTTGCCATTGCGGCCTGTGGTAACAGCGGAGGAGCAGCAAACGAGGGAGCCGGAGGGAAGTCTGGCGGAGAGAGCGCGACAGCAGCGCCTGAAGCTTCTAAAGCGGCAGCAGGTGATAAGACGGAAGCCAAAGCCCAAGGGATGGTTGGGATCTCTATGCCAACTAAATCCTCGGAACGATGGGTCAGCGACGGCGCCAACATGGTGAAGGAATTTGAGAAACTGGGATACAAAACGGATCTTCAATACGCAGAGGATGTTGTAGAAAATCAGGTTTCACAGATTGAAAACATGATTACAAAAGGTGTAAACGTGCTAGTTATTGCTCCGATCGACGGAGAATCACTAATCGATGTGCTGAAAAAAGCAAACGATGCCAAGGTCAAGGTCATCGCTTACGACCGTTTGATCAAGAAAAGTGATTATGTCAGCTACTACGCGACCTTCGATAACTTTAAGGTTGGGGTATTGCAGGCTTCCTACATCGAGCAAAAGCTGGGACTCAAGGATGGCAAAGGCCCGTTCAATATTGAGCTGTTCGGCGGTTCCCCCGATGATAACAACGCCTACTTCTTCTTCGATGGTGCTATGTCCGTACTGAAGCCTTACATCGATAGCGGCAAGCTTGTCGTACGCAGCAAGCAAACGACGATGGATCAGATTGCTACACTGCGCTGGGACGGCGCACTCGCGCAAACGCGTATGGATAACCTGCTGAGCAAAAACTATTCCACAGAGAAGGTCGATGCGGTGCTTTCCCCGTATGACGGCATCAGTATTGGTATCATTTCTTCCTTAAAAGGTGTAGGATACGGCAGTGCCGACAAACCAATGCCTGTGATCTCCGGGCAGGATGCCGAGCTTGCTTCCGTAAAATCGATCATCGCCGGCGAACAGACTCAGACAGTTTTCAAAGATACTCGTGAATTGGCGAAAAAAGCGGTTGCTATGGCGGATGCCCTGCTGAAAGGGAAAGAAGCCGAGGTTAACGATACGAAAACCTACAATAACGGCGTGAAAGTCGTTCCTGCTTATCTGCTCGAGCCAGTCTCCGTTGATAAGTCCAACTACGAATCCGTACTGGTCGGCAGCGGTTATTACAAGAAAGAACAGCTGGAAAAGTAA